In Methanolobus chelungpuianus, a genomic segment contains:
- a CDS encoding indolepyruvate oxidoreductase subunit beta — MSAQGISVFDLVIAGVGGQGAILASDIVGRAAVKEGLSIRAAETHGMAQRGGSVVNHIRIGCELGSMIPLGGADVLLALEPSEALRYLDYLAEDGIVIVNTAPILPVTVTSGLCLYPGIEEMMASLEGKRKVIGFNATRVALGAGNVQAMNVVMVGAVSNYLPVSPEVMLDCVRELVPPKTVDVNIKAFELGRAQTRV; from the coding sequence ATGAGTGCTCAAGGAATATCTGTCTTCGATCTTGTGATAGCCGGTGTCGGAGGTCAGGGAGCAATCCTTGCATCTGATATCGTGGGCAGGGCGGCTGTTAAGGAGGGACTGTCCATCCGCGCCGCCGAGACACATGGCATGGCCCAGAGGGGTGGCTCAGTTGTCAACCATATAAGGATAGGCTGTGAGCTGGGTTCGATGATACCTCTGGGAGGTGCGGATGTATTGCTTGCACTGGAGCCCAGTGAAGCCCTCAGGTATCTTGATTATCTGGCTGAGGATGGAATAGTCATTGTGAACACGGCTCCGATACTGCCTGTGACTGTGACTTCCGGGCTTTGCTTATATCCTGGCATAGAGGAGATGATGGCATCGCTGGAGGGCAAAAGGAAAGTGATAGGTTTCAATGCAACCCGGGTAGCTCTAGGGGCGGGTAATGTGCAGGCCATGAATGTTGTCATGGTGGGAGCAGTCTCGAACTACCTGCCAGTTTCTCCTGAGGTCATGCTGGATTGTGTCAGGGAGCTTGTGCCTCCGAAGACAGTGGACGTTAATATAAAGGCATTTGAACTGGGGAGGGCTCAGACCAGGGTCTGA
- the galU gene encoding UTP--glucose-1-phosphate uridylyltransferase GalU: MEVKKAVIPVAGLGTRFLPATKSMPKEMLPIIDKPVIHYVVEEAIASGIDDIIFVTGRSKRSIEDYFDDSPELEHHLKQKNQQNLLKIVQDISSMVDLHYVRQKEPKGLGDAILTAHKHINDEPFAVLLGDDIIVNKTPCTKQLIDNFYKYGRSTLAVEEVPHEKTGSYGIIKGVPLDDSLYILEDIIEKPEPANAPSNIGAIGRYVFTPEILDCIKETTIGVGNEIQLTDGIRLLNSKQKIYAYKFTGKRYDTGDKTEYVKAIIDFALDKEDMKEHIKEHINTYALKHKDKK; encoded by the coding sequence ATGGAAGTTAAAAAAGCCGTCATTCCAGTAGCAGGGCTTGGAACACGATTCCTGCCCGCCACCAAGTCAATGCCAAAGGAAATGCTTCCCATAATTGATAAGCCGGTTATCCATTATGTAGTAGAGGAAGCCATTGCTTCAGGCATAGATGACATAATATTTGTTACAGGCAGAAGTAAAAGGTCCATTGAGGACTATTTTGATGATTCACCGGAACTTGAGCACCATCTGAAACAAAAGAACCAGCAAAACCTGTTAAAAATCGTCCAGGACATTTCTTCAATGGTTGACCTGCACTACGTACGCCAGAAAGAACCAAAGGGTCTTGGCGATGCAATACTTACCGCCCATAAGCATATAAATGACGAGCCTTTTGCAGTGTTGCTCGGCGATGATATCATCGTTAATAAGACACCGTGTACAAAGCAACTGATAGATAACTTCTACAAATATGGAAGATCCACGCTGGCGGTTGAAGAGGTACCTCATGAAAAGACCGGCAGTTACGGTATAATTAAGGGTGTTCCACTGGACGACTCACTATACATACTTGAGGACATCATTGAGAAACCCGAGCCTGCAAATGCACCTTCCAACATAGGCGCTATTGGTAGATACGTATTTACGCCCGAGATACTGGACTGCATCAAAGAAACCACTATAGGGGTCGGCAACGAAATACAGCTTACGGACGGGATACGCCTCTTGAACAGTAAGCAGAAAATATACGCCTACAAGTTCACAGGTAAAAGATATGACACTGGTGACAAGACAGAGTATGTGAAAGCAATCATAGATTTTGCACTTGACAAAGAGGATATGAAAGAGCATATAAAAGAGCATATCAATACATATGCCCTGAAGCATAAGGATAAAAAATAA
- the rpl3p gene encoding 50S ribosomal protein L3, producing the protein MAKGHRPRRGSLAYSPRKRAKSHIPRFNSWPESAGAPRLQDFAGYKVGMTHVILVDDVKNSLTEGMEISVPVTIVETPAVRVAAIRAYAHDSYGDKAVAEAWSSELDPSLGKTIHLPKNANTEASLEKIGSLIADGTVSDIKVVTYTLPKSLTGVPKKNSDIMETAVSGSDVKAKFEYARSILGGEIKISDVFNNGAFIDVAAITIGKGTQGPVKRWGINLMKSKHSRQGSLRQIGTLGPWHPDHVSWRVPQLGQMGYHQRTEYNKRILKVSTNGEEINPAGGFINYGLVRGDYILIKGSIPGPSKRLVRLRDPVRAKVSAMGEPQLLHVSTQSQQG; encoded by the coding sequence ATGGCAAAAGGACACAGACCAAGACGAGGTTCACTCGCTTACAGTCCTCGCAAAAGAGCAAAAAGCCACATACCGAGGTTCAACTCATGGCCGGAGTCTGCAGGAGCGCCAAGGCTTCAGGACTTCGCCGGTTACAAGGTAGGTATGACTCATGTTATACTGGTGGACGATGTTAAGAACAGCCTCACTGAGGGTATGGAGATATCCGTGCCTGTCACAATTGTGGAAACACCTGCTGTTCGCGTTGCTGCGATAAGGGCTTACGCTCACGACAGCTATGGAGACAAGGCTGTTGCAGAGGCATGGAGCTCCGAGCTTGACCCAAGCCTCGGGAAGACCATACACTTACCAAAGAACGCAAACACCGAAGCATCCCTTGAGAAGATTGGCAGTCTCATAGCAGACGGCACTGTTTCTGATATCAAGGTAGTCACTTATACTCTGCCAAAAAGCCTGACCGGTGTTCCCAAGAAGAACTCCGATATCATGGAAACTGCAGTAAGCGGCTCCGATGTCAAGGCAAAGTTCGAGTACGCAAGATCAATACTCGGCGGCGAGATCAAGATCAGTGATGTATTCAACAACGGTGCATTCATCGACGTGGCAGCTATCACTATAGGTAAGGGCACACAGGGTCCTGTCAAGAGATGGGGCATCAATCTGATGAAGAGCAAACACTCCCGTCAGGGAAGCCTCAGGCAGATCGGTACCCTCGGTCCGTGGCATCCTGACCACGTAAGCTGGAGAGTTCCTCAGCTTGGTCAGATGGGCTACCACCAGAGGACAGAATACAACAAGCGTATCCTCAAGGTCTCTACTAACGGTGAAGAGATCAACCCTGCAGGCGGTTTCATCAACTACGGCCTTGTAAGGGGAGATTATATACTTATCAAGGGAAGTATTCCCGGACCTTCCAAGAGACTTGTAAGGCTCAGAGATCCTGTAAGGGCAAAAGTGTCCGCGATGGGCGAACCACAGCTTCTCCACGTAAGCACACAGTCTCAGCAGGGGTGA
- the rpl4p gene encoding 50S ribosomal protein L4, translated as MATANIIDLSGNIKGNVELPEIFNETYRPDLIKRAVVAAQANRLQPYGTKLYAGMETSAVSWGSGRGAAQVPRIVNGSRAARVPQAVGGRRAHPPKVEADRTEKVNKKERLMAIRSAIASTANADLVKGRGHKFEAQLPLVADNALESIEKTKDVITFLQAAGVYDDVLRAKEGRNIRAGRGKLRGRRYRNKKSILIVASGDAAVFRSARNLAGVDVVSVSSLNAEILAPGTHAGRLTVWTESAIADLEGMFQ; from the coding sequence ATGGCTACAGCAAATATTATCGATTTATCAGGGAATATAAAAGGCAATGTGGAACTGCCTGAGATATTCAACGAAACATACAGGCCCGACCTCATCAAGAGAGCGGTCGTCGCAGCACAGGCAAACAGGCTGCAGCCCTATGGTACAAAATTGTATGCAGGTATGGAAACATCTGCGGTGTCATGGGGTTCAGGCAGAGGTGCTGCACAGGTGCCAAGGATCGTCAACGGAAGCCGCGCCGCAAGAGTGCCGCAGGCAGTTGGTGGTAGAAGGGCACACCCGCCAAAGGTAGAGGCTGACAGGACCGAGAAGGTCAACAAGAAAGAGAGGCTTATGGCTATCCGCTCTGCCATTGCTTCAACCGCCAATGCGGACCTTGTGAAGGGACGCGGTCATAAGTTCGAAGCACAGCTTCCTCTGGTTGCTGACAATGCGCTCGAGAGCATAGAGAAGACAAAGGACGTTATCACTTTCCTGCAGGCTGCAGGCGTGTACGATGACGTGCTCCGCGCAAAGGAAGGCAGGAACATAAGGGCAGGCAGAGGAAAGCTCCGTGGCAGAAGATACAGGAACAAGAAGAGTATCCTTATTGTAGCTTCCGGCGATGCAGCAGTCTTCAGGTCTGCAAGGAACCTTGCAGGTGTCGATGTGGTATCAGTCAGTTCACTGAACGCTGAGATCCTCGCACCAGGTACCCACGCAGGCAGGCTGACAGTATGGACCGAGTCCGCAATAGCTGACCTGGAGGGAATGTTCCAATGA
- a CDS encoding 50S ribosomal protein L23 has product MTSIKYPFITEKAMMLLEDNKLQFIVDSRANKNQIKSELMKMYGFPVASVCTMSTMNGLKKAIVTFEGRDAAHEIATRIGLM; this is encoded by the coding sequence ATGACATCCATCAAGTACCCGTTCATAACTGAAAAAGCAATGATGCTCCTGGAAGACAACAAACTTCAGTTCATAGTTGATTCCCGCGCTAACAAGAATCAGATAAAATCCGAACTAATGAAGATGTATGGCTTCCCTGTAGCTTCAGTTTGTACGATGAGCACAATGAATGGCCTGAAGAAGGCTATAGTTACTTTCGAAGGCAGGGACGCTGCCCACGAAATAGCTACCAGGATAGGTCTGATGTGA